A single window of Actinoallomurus bryophytorum DNA harbors:
- a CDS encoding bifunctional FO biosynthesis protein CofGH, with product MSDPADVPPSPTAVRRALARARDGKSLDLTETEVLLGARGEQLDTLLEHAARVRDAGLEAAGRPGVITYSRKVFIPLTRLCRDRCGYCTFATVPGRLDAPYLSPDEVLEIARQGAALGCKEALFTLGDRPEDRWKQAGEWLHAHGYDDTLSYVRAMAIRVLEETGLLPHLNPGVMTWQDFQRLKPVAPSMGMMLETTSRRLFEQKGEAHFGSPDKDPAVRLRVLEDAGRSNVPFTTGILIGIGETVRDRAESIFAIRKVAREYGGIQEIIVQNFRAKPDTKMRATPDADLQELAATIAVTRLVLGPKTRVQAPPNLVDSEYALMLRAGIDDWGGVSPLTPDHVNPERPWPQIDELAERTAESGFTLRERLTIYPEYVRRGEPWLDPRLGAHVAALAQPDGLAREDVRPEGLPWQEPDGGWADQGRTDLHTEIDSIGRTSDRREDFDEVYGDWAEVGTRIRATNTPERLDRDVSAALRSAERNPGGLSDEDALALLQADGAELEALAALADDLRRDAVGDDVTYVVTRNINFTNVCYTGCRFCAFAQRRTDADAYTLSLSQVGDRVDQAWAAGATEVCMQGGIHPDLPGTAYFDLAREVKKRAPDIHMHAFSPMEVVNGASRTNLSIRDWLIEAKAAGLDSLPGTAAEILDDDVRWVLTKGKLPASEWVEVVTTAHDLGIPTTSTMMYGHVDTPAHWVAHLKVLRSIQERTGGFTEFVLLPFVHHNAPIYLAGLARTGPTKRENRAVHALARILLHGAIPNIQCSWVKLDDDLCTQVLQGGVNDLGGTLMEETISRMAGSDNGSFKTMSALEEIATRAGRPARQRTTTYGEVPAERVTAARATDGVGHFLPVVS from the coding sequence ATGAGTGATCCTGCCGACGTACCCCCCTCGCCGACCGCCGTACGGCGGGCCCTGGCCCGCGCCCGTGACGGCAAGTCGCTGGACCTCACCGAGACCGAGGTGCTGCTGGGCGCCCGCGGTGAACAGCTCGACACACTGCTCGAGCACGCCGCGCGCGTACGCGACGCGGGGCTGGAGGCGGCCGGCCGGCCCGGCGTGATCACCTACAGCCGCAAGGTGTTCATCCCGCTCACGCGCCTGTGCCGTGACCGCTGCGGCTACTGCACCTTCGCCACCGTGCCCGGCCGGCTCGACGCGCCCTACCTCAGCCCGGACGAGGTGCTGGAGATCGCCCGGCAGGGTGCCGCGCTCGGCTGCAAGGAGGCGCTGTTCACCCTCGGCGACCGGCCGGAGGACCGCTGGAAGCAGGCCGGTGAGTGGCTGCACGCCCACGGCTACGACGACACGCTCTCCTACGTACGCGCCATGGCGATCCGGGTGCTGGAGGAGACCGGCCTGCTGCCGCACCTCAACCCCGGCGTCATGACCTGGCAGGACTTCCAGCGGCTCAAGCCGGTCGCACCCTCGATGGGGATGATGCTCGAGACGACGTCCCGGCGGCTGTTCGAGCAGAAGGGTGAGGCGCACTTCGGCTCGCCCGACAAGGACCCGGCGGTGCGCCTGCGCGTCCTGGAGGACGCGGGCCGCTCCAACGTCCCGTTCACCACCGGCATCCTCATCGGCATCGGCGAGACCGTGCGCGACCGGGCCGAGTCGATCTTCGCGATCCGCAAGGTCGCGCGGGAGTACGGCGGGATCCAGGAGATCATCGTCCAGAACTTCCGCGCGAAGCCGGACACCAAGATGCGTGCCACCCCCGACGCGGACCTGCAGGAACTGGCCGCCACGATCGCGGTCACCCGGCTCGTGCTCGGCCCGAAGACACGCGTGCAGGCCCCGCCCAACCTGGTGGACTCCGAATACGCGCTGATGCTGCGGGCCGGCATCGACGACTGGGGTGGCGTCTCGCCGCTCACGCCCGACCACGTCAACCCCGAACGCCCGTGGCCGCAGATCGACGAGCTCGCCGAGCGTACCGCCGAGAGCGGGTTCACGCTGCGAGAGCGCCTGACGATCTACCCGGAGTACGTACGGCGCGGGGAGCCCTGGCTGGACCCGCGGCTCGGCGCGCACGTGGCGGCGCTGGCGCAGCCCGACGGCCTGGCCCGCGAGGACGTACGCCCCGAGGGCCTCCCCTGGCAGGAGCCGGACGGCGGCTGGGCCGACCAGGGCCGTACCGACCTGCACACCGAGATCGACTCCATCGGCCGCACGTCCGACCGGCGCGAGGACTTCGACGAGGTGTACGGAGACTGGGCCGAGGTCGGCACCAGGATCCGTGCCACGAACACGCCGGAGCGGCTCGACCGTGACGTCTCGGCCGCGCTGCGCAGTGCCGAGCGGAACCCGGGCGGGCTGTCCGACGAGGACGCCCTCGCGTTGCTGCAGGCCGACGGCGCGGAGCTGGAGGCGCTCGCGGCCCTGGCCGACGACCTCCGCCGCGACGCGGTCGGCGACGACGTGACCTACGTCGTCACCCGCAACATCAACTTCACCAACGTCTGTTACACCGGCTGCCGGTTCTGCGCCTTCGCCCAGCGGCGTACCGACGCCGACGCGTACACGCTCTCCCTGTCGCAGGTCGGCGACCGGGTCGACCAGGCGTGGGCGGCCGGCGCGACCGAGGTCTGCATGCAGGGCGGCATCCACCCGGACCTGCCCGGCACGGCCTACTTCGACCTGGCCCGCGAGGTGAAGAAGCGCGCGCCCGACATCCACATGCACGCGTTCAGCCCGATGGAGGTCGTCAACGGCGCCTCACGGACGAACCTTTCCATCCGCGACTGGCTGATCGAGGCGAAGGCCGCGGGCCTGGACTCCCTGCCCGGTACGGCCGCCGAGATCCTCGACGACGATGTGCGCTGGGTGCTCACCAAGGGCAAACTGCCGGCGTCCGAGTGGGTCGAGGTGGTCACCACCGCGCACGACCTGGGCATCCCGACGACCTCGACGATGATGTACGGGCACGTGGACACGCCGGCCCACTGGGTGGCACACCTGAAGGTCCTGCGCTCGATCCAGGAGCGCACGGGCGGCTTCACCGAGTTCGTGCTCCTGCCGTTCGTGCACCACAACGCGCCGATCTACCTCGCCGGGCTGGCGCGTACCGGCCCGACGAAGCGCGAGAACCGCGCCGTGCACGCCCTCGCCCGCATCCTCCTGCACGGGGCGATCCCCAACATCCAGTGCTCGTGGGTCAAGCTGGACGACGACCTGTGCACCCAGGTGCTCCAGGGCGGCGTCAACGACCTCGGCGGCACGCTCATGGAGGAGACGATCAGCCGCATGGCGGGCTCGGACAACGGCTCGTTCAAGACGATGTCCGCGCTGGAGGAGATCGCCACTCGCGCCGGCCGCCCGGCACGGCAGCGCACGACGACGTACGGCGAGGTCCCGGCCGAACGCGTGACCGCCGCCCGCGCCACGGACGGAGTCGGCCACTTCCTGCCCGTCGTCTCGTGA
- a CDS encoding Mth938-like domain-containing protein, with translation MNRSPQVTHISWGRMEVEGLPSGKDFTLYPGGGRVWDWNEHGTRHEPGIQPVDVQELIDRGCTVVVLSRGMELRLRTMPETLALLDEQGIIVHVEETTEAVALYNRLAETEAAGGLFHSTC, from the coding sequence ATGAATCGGTCACCTCAGGTCACCCACATCTCGTGGGGACGGATGGAAGTCGAGGGGCTGCCCTCCGGCAAGGACTTCACGCTCTATCCCGGCGGTGGCCGCGTCTGGGACTGGAACGAGCACGGCACCCGGCATGAGCCGGGCATCCAGCCGGTGGACGTCCAGGAGCTCATCGACCGCGGCTGCACGGTGGTCGTGCTCAGCCGCGGTATGGAGCTACGCCTGCGGACGATGCCGGAGACCCTCGCACTCCTCGACGAGCAAGGGATCATCGTGCACGTGGAGGAGACGACCGAGGCCGTCGCTCTCTACAACCGGCTGGCCGAGACGGAGGCCGCCGGCGGGCTGTTCCACTCGACCTGCTGA